The genomic region AATCAAGGGTAATGGCATTAGAAATTAGCTGAAGACTGAAATTTAGAAACAAAAGTTTTATATTCCGGTAAGCTTTTTATATGGCTATGATTCGGCTGATTGGCGTGACACCCAATGCAAAGACAGACCAAATTTTCAGGTCGGCAGTCATTTTTAAGGGCATTTTTATGGTGAACATGAAGGAAGTTTTTTAATTCTTCACTTAATTCAATACCACATCCAGGCTGTTGGCAACGATATCGAAGCTGACGCTTTAACTCCCTTGATATTTGATCCCAGTTTTCAGGGTAGTCATTAATAGGGGCAGTAGCAGATGTATAGACAGGAACTACGGGATGCAAAGACTTTGGATACTTTTCAAAAAATCGCTTTGGGGAAAATTTAGAAACTATTGCGGACCTAGAATTTTTCGACATTTGATTGAAAAAACCATCCCAAGCTAGATTCTCTAAACAGTTTTGACATACATCTAATTTTGTAATTTTTAAGGGCCCAGTGTTGTAGCGTATATAAAAATTTCCATCCTCGGCTTCGGCTACAACATATTTTTCGAATCTACCTGATGATTTCATCTCAATAAGAGTTCTACAATTTGAAATATGGAACCTCGGTATATGAGTGCGCCCACCATGGTCAGCTACATCACGAATATGTATTAAAACTCGCCTACCGTCAAAAATAAGAGTGCCATCGGGATAAGCCGATATTGAACCGAAATCAACATCTAAACCTTGTACCGGTATTAATACAGGCGGGGGCGGCGGTGGATCGCGTCTTTTAAATTGAGGGGCAGGCAAAACAATAGAAAGCTTATAAAAAGAGAGGGGGGCCTTGATTCTAGATCTCAAGCTATTTAATGAAGCGCTTTCAATAAAGTCAGGAAGTTTCATTTTGCAGCCTACTTTATTGCAATGAGTTGATCGAGTCGATCGGAAGCATTAGTTACGATCCGAAATTCAACGCGTTGGTTGAGCTCAGGCTTAGGATTATTGGGGATAGGCTGGGAAGAAGAAAGTCCATTTGCCGTAATGTGTTTTTGAAACCATATCTCCTCATCTATAAATACTGGCAAAGACATAATAAACCTTAGAGTAGACCTCGTTCTTTCTTGAGATAAGCTCATATTTAAAAAATATGCCTCACTAGAAGAAACATCTTTCCAAGCTTTACTTGTGTGCCCTTCAATTCTAATTTCTTTAATTGCACTCTTAAATTTATCACTACGAATAATTTTTATGTACCGAGGGAAAAAATCTCGTAACATATTTTGAAATTCAGGCCTCAGTTCAGACGATTGAGTTGCAAACTGAACACTTGGATTATTAAATCGAATCGTCATATCTCCAAGTAATTCTGCGTCCCATTGCTTGAAGCTTTCTTTAAATTCATTTTGAAGCGCTAGCTGCATATTGCTTTTTACATCCTTAAATTCGTCAAGAACTAAAGTGGTTGTTTTTTCTAACATACTGAATGTAGACAGCTGTAATGAGCATAAAAACCATCATTAGCCCTGTCATTAAATCAGCTAGGGGTATCCAATGAGCCTGTCTTGATCCCTCCATTTAATTAAACACCTTTCGTCATGTTAACAACATCACGAAGTCTTTCAGTTAAGGGCGTATAGTCCTGAACAAATTTTTCAGATAATGAGGCTAATTGCTGCCCCAAACTGACGAGAGCTTTTTCAAGCTCAGCTTCTAAATTTTTATCAAGAGTTTCAAAATTCTTTTTAAGTAACTCATTTGTATTTGAAATTTGATCGTTTACTTTATTTTGTATCTCGGGGACTGTTTTATTGAGCATTTCCCCAAATGTCTGAATCTGCTTCTTTGTCTCTTCTGTAAGAGAAATAGTTGAAGACTTAAAAGTTTCCGTCAGATCTTCTAGCTTAGAGGTAAAGGACGGCTCAACCGCTTTCATATCAATGAGGACTTTGGCTAAGGACTCCTGAGATTGAGACATGATTTCATATTGCGATTGAAACTGGGTCAGCAAATCACGAAGCTTAACTGCTGACTCAGTATATGCATCTGCATTATTAACAACAATCTTGAATGAATCGGATGACATCTTTAAACTTTCAGCACCATCTCTTTGGACAGCCTGAAGCTTATCCAGCTCTTCCTTATACTGCTGCTGCCAAGTAACAAGTTTTTCAACTGCGTAGTTGAGTTGTTTAAAATTTTCTCCAAATTGTTCTTTGAGTTGAGTATTGAATTCATTTATTACTTTTTCAAGAGCAGCTATTAATGCTTTGGAACCCAATTCACTGACCTTATCAGCAAAATCATCAAGTGATTTACGCAAGCCAATTGCGTGATCATTTTGCTCTTGCCTCATTAATTTTATTTGACTGATTAAGCTAGAGTCATTTTCGCCTGCAATTGTTTTTCTCAATAAACTAATACCTGTTACTACATCATCCAAGCTTGCAGATTGAGGCTCATCACTACTACTCTGAATTGGAGCTGCCCCAAACCTTTGCCGCAGCTTGATTGCTAAGGCGCCAAATACTCCGCATACTGAGGCCCAAAAAGCAGTTTTTACCCCATTGAGTAACTGAGGTACTGAATTTGTAACATCCTTAGGATCAAAGCTTAATAAGGCAAGTGCAATCCCAACAAAGCACCCAAATATTCCCATAGTAGTAAGAATCTCTGGTCCATGAGTAGCCGCAAACCGATCATACTTATAAACTAAAAGATAAAAGGTTGACCCCAAAATAGCTACCATAAAAAATACAGTGACTGGATCCTTAAGGATTTCTACAAATCCAATAGCCATCACCGTCGATGAATAAGTTACTAAAAACAGAATAAAGGGCAGAATCTTCATTAGTATTTAAATTCTTATTAAAAATAGAAGTTCCAATAATAACAAATACATTGAGAAACTCTTATCTTTATACCCAATACTCACTAGCAAATTGTTTTTGAATGGCCCTTCGTCCGCCTCATATTTACGGCCTCAGAATATTAATAGATTGTGTTTGCCAATAAATGAGAATTTAAGAATTAAAGTATCAGCCCATGTATAGTTTTCTAATAAAAGCCTTCAATAGCTCTCATTAAGCTCATCTCTTGAGCCTTTAATGCTCTATAAAAGCTTTTTGCACAGGAGACTTCATGACAGCTCAAGCATCAGAACGCCTCAAACGTGGCGATAAAGAATTGCGGATGTGTACTACCCCACTAGATACTTACTTGCGCCAGTCCAATATTGAGTTCGAATCGTCTAATACTGCTAATTGGCGTGGGTATGTAGGCACCTGGGAAATTAAAGGTGCTGACGGCGTAGAGCGTCTTTACTTGGTGGGGCTTTCTGCTAATAAGTCTTATGAAGAAATTTTAAGCTTATCTGATCTTTTTCCAGATCATCCTAATGGTGTATTTGCTCACTGGTTTACTGGAGAAGTTCGCTGCCCTACTGGCAATCTAATCGACTATGTTCATGGGGGCTATGCCAGCAAGTATGAGTACGACTATTTCTTTGAATTTAAGAAAGGTGTTCTAGTAAATCAAAGGGCTGTTCACAACACGCTAGATGAGGATAAAGGTGCTTAATAACTTCGATCTACGTAACTTCAATCTACTTAGCTTTGATTTAAACAACCTATGGCACTTAGCTGTCCTCTATGCTGGCTTGGGTTTATTGATTGCGCTCACTTTCTTTTTGTTGAGCCTTAAGGATAGGCCGTCTAGATCAGCCAGGCAGCTCATTCAAGCTATCCGCCCTAGAAAGGATCCTTTTTATTATTTAAAGGAGATCCTAGTTCAAGGGGTTGCCATCATGGCGATTGTTGTTGGATGGCCAGCATTCTTGGTATGGGCTGCATTACATAAGCGGAGTGAAGCTAGAGCCAAGATTGAGGCTGATGAGCCCAAATTTGATTGCCAACCTAGTCATTTACTTTATGCAGTAAGTATTAAGGAAGCTGAAGCAGAGAATTTCTATACAGATCCATTAGGAGGAACACCTGCTATTCCTTTTGGTCATCTCAATAAAGCTTGGCATATTTTTCTAGGGCAAAGAATCGATGGTGATCAATTGCGTGCTTATCGTATTCCCAAAGGTAGTCCCTTTGGTCGTCATCTCTGGATGTCTGAAGGGGATGTGAGTGGCTATGCCCTGCTGCGTAATGGCGCTATCGTGGCTGAGTTTGTTTGCGAGGAGTCTTAGAGCTCTTGTTGCTTAGCTTCATTTCTTAACTTTATTCCTACAAGACTTTCAGTAATATCTGATGTAATATGTGTATCATTATTGGTACGCTATTGGGATGAGAACACCCATCCTAAATGTGCACTTTTATGAATCGGAACAAGGTCAAGAACCTGTAAAGCAGTGGTTGAGGCTTCTACCTCAAGGTGACAAGAAGTCAATTGGAGAGGATATCAAAACAGTTCAGTTTGGTTGGCCTCTTGGAATGCCGCTCGTTAGGCATATGGGTGACCGTATTTGGGAAGTGAGAAGCAAAGTGGGTAACGGCATAGCTAGGGTGATGTTTGTACTTGATGGCAATTCCATGATCTTGATACATGGCTTTATCAAGAAGCAACAAAAGACGCCTAAACCGGATTTAGATTTAGCTAAGGAAAGAATTAAAAAGTTAAGGAATCGCTCATGAAGAAAAAACATATCGGCAGTAATTTTGATGACTTTTTAAAGGAAGAATCTCAATTTGAGAATGCTACTGCTGTTGCAGTTAAACGCGTCATTGCTTGGCAGATTGAACAAGAGATGGAAAAGCAAAAACTGACAAAGACACTCATGGCCAAGAAAATGCACACTAGCCGAGCAGCTTTAAATCGACTACTCGATGAAAGTGATACCAGCTTGACTCTAGTAACCCTAGCTAGTGCAGCAGCAGCTCTTGGTAAGAGCATTCAATTTAAGCTAAAGGCAGCCTAAGCCTCCTAAGTGGCTTTTCTTTTCTTACTCATAAAAAATCTGCCCACGTATATCTTTAATGAATACCTGGTAGAAGTCTCTCCACTTTTGCAGCTCTTCTGGTGGGCATACCGCGCCCGGTCTTTGGACCTCTAATAGGCGGACTATGGTGACTAGGTTGTTTTTAAGTACGTAGGCTGATTCATATTCAATATTGCCTTTTTTGTAATTGACGTCCTTGGGGATCTTGGTGACTTTTACATTCTTAGGGAACTGTATTTGATAGGCCTCTCTAACGATTCTGCTGCTGCAGGTATAGGGATTCTCAAACTTTTCTGGGGGTCTACTGTAGGCTATTTTCATCAGCTCACCTGGCGCTAGTCCTACAGGTACAGTTATCGCTCCACGTCCTGGTACATTAGCGATTGCGTCTAAAGCGAACTCCGTACTAGAAGTAAACGGCTTATCAAGGTCATAGACATCACTGGTCTTGATGCTGCCCTCTCCTGTTTGCCTAAATTTAGAGAGTGCGTTTTTTACCATTCCCTCGGAGAGACTGCTATCTACACCCTCATATCGATATCGGGCTTCAATTGCTGCACTGCCTAAATACATAGTATGAGATTTGCCTATGATCTCTCCATTAGGCATCACTCCCATAGTGACGCCTGTGACGATGTAATCGTCTTCTTTTTTAGGTTTTGGCGTATGCCCTATTTTTGCTAATGCAGTCAGTAAGGTGGGCTTATCTAGCTCGTCATCTGGTAGCACTCCAAATGGGGCCATCTCTGCCGTAGAGTCTACATATAGATCCCATTGAGGAATATAGGTAATCACATGATTAAAGGGGCTTATAACGGGGTATTGAGGTAGCGTGTAGGCTTGGCCTGAATTAATTAATGCACTGCTAGCTCTTATACCTTTGGCAGCTAATAGGGAGATAAGTAGCGCATTGTGGTCTTTGCAATCTCCATAGCGGTTTGCAATGATTGAATTGACGTCATGCGGAATGATGCCGCCATCTCCAAGATAAATCGCTACATAGCGAATATTGCGTGTGACCCAGTTATAGATAGCCCTTGCTTGTGCTTTCTGGGTATCTTGAGAGCTTTCTTTTTTAATTCCCTGTGTTATCTCATCTGCTAGCTTTTGCACTTCTGGGGTTACCAGCATTTTTCCTTGTATACGCTCCTCATAGGCTTTTGCAAACTCTATTTGATTGGCAAAACTGGAGATATGAATATAAGGAGCGAAGTCTCCAATCGATACTTGTAATTGCTCTTTTTTCTTAATTTGAAGATTTTGATAGTTGTACCCCACATGACGAGTGCCATCAATCACTTCATCACGTACTTGCTTGACACCCTTGGTTTCGGTATAGAGCTTTAGGCTTTCTGGATAGCTTAAGTTGTACTCATAAGAGAGTGCCTCAAGACTGGGTGAGAAATTGAGTCTCGCAAAAAAGTACCCCGGCATCAGTGGGGTATGGGTTATTAGCTTTGTTTTGTAATACGTTCTAGCGCCCGGGGTCACTTTAGGAAAAATAATGATCTTGTGCTTTTGGTCTGAAAACATCGCAGCGCCCTTGCTATTGTCATCTTCTACTGTTCTGATGGCATTCGCTGCTACAGGAATCTTTTCACCTGCTGGGGTAATGGTGTACGCCTCTAATACCTCTAAGGTAGATAGTGTTGAGTTGTAGGGTAAATCTGCTTGTGATTCTGATTCAACGGCTAATTGAGATTTAACGAGGATTGTCAGCTCATTAATTTCTACGACGGTGCCGTTGGGGTAGATAGTTTCATTAACAACTGCCCTTTCCGTTACAGAAAAAGATGTAAGGGGCTTTGGTTCCTCTTTAACTGCACTTGTTATGCTGGTATTGGTTAGCAATACTAAGCCAACAAAAAAAGTAGCTAGTTTGCTAGCGGGTTGAAGGCAAACTTTCATCTAAATTCCTCATCATTAAACGGTGGATACACAATCTCCCCCATCGCCGTCCCCTTTAAATAAACCGATTGAGTTTTTCGATCAACTTCAAGCCAATCGCATGGCAAGGTTGTACTACCAAAGCCACTTGCAAATACGCAGGCCTCTTTCCAGTATTGTTTATCGTCTTTTTGAGCAAGGCACTCAAAGCCCATCGCCTCCCAATGCTTTAGGATATCTTCCATATCCATACCATTCATTGCGCCGTCTCGAAATAAGTGGTCGTCATACCAAACACGGCCATTAAGCAACTCCTCATGATCCTTTAAGCATTGCTCCCAACCCCCAGGATATTTTTCATGAATTTTTTTAATTGGCACAATAAAATTGAGAAAGTCGGTAGTGATAGCCATAAGATTTTCCTCTAGGGTTAATTAGTAAATACTCTCTAATGCCAACTATCTGCGCACGTAGGATTGAATGAAAGCCTTACGTCTAGCTTGATTACTGACGATCAATACGCCGGCGTCACGATTGAGCACAAAAGCAGACTCATAAAGGACTGATTGATTGGCGATGTAAGGATTGCCCCTAGAGTCTCTCAAACGAAGTTTAGGCAAACCCAAAATCTGAGCGCTATCCACCACTGCAGCAACTGCTAGGGGTCTATTGAGTACAGTGGCGTAATCCCCACTGGGCGATATCTGCAGTGGCATAAGGGCGATGATGATAAGGCTACTTAGCATGGGCTCTTTAATCAATGTAGTGGGTTATTTGATTGTCTTGAGCCATAGGCTCATGAGATGAGCCTAATACTTGAATTCTCATGCTTAGATCAAAGCTACTCCCTGATCGAAAAGAAACGTTTGTTACGGGTAAAGGTTGATGGTGCCACCCTCTTTCAGGAAGGCAGCAGATCGCATCCAGAAAGCCCGCTATGGCGCGCTGTGTAGGGTAAGTGGATAAAACTATTAATTTAGACTAAAACTAGGCCGCCTTAGCCAGCTTTTTATTTTCTGCTCTGATCTTTTGATTTTTTTGCTTCTCTAAAGCGTCTTGTGCAATCATTTTGTATTCACCATCCACAAAACGATTTAAGACCTCACGTATCAATGTTTGA from Polynucleobacter antarcticus harbors:
- a CDS encoding HNH endonuclease signature motif containing protein produces the protein MKLPDFIESASLNSLRSRIKAPLSFYKLSIVLPAPQFKRRDPPPPPPVLIPVQGLDVDFGSISAYPDGTLIFDGRRVLIHIRDVADHGGRTHIPRFHISNCRTLIEMKSSGRFEKYVVAEAEDGNFYIRYNTGPLKITKLDVCQNCLENLAWDGFFNQMSKNSRSAIVSKFSPKRFFEKYPKSLHPVVPVYTSATAPINDYPENWDQISRELKRQLRYRCQQPGCGIELSEELKNFLHVHHKNALKNDCRPENLVCLCIGCHANQPNHSHIKSLPEYKTFVSKFQSSANF
- a CDS encoding OmpA family protein, yielding MLEKTTTLVLDEFKDVKSNMQLALQNEFKESFKQWDAELLGDMTIRFNNPSVQFATQSSELRPEFQNMLRDFFPRYIKIIRSDKFKSAIKEIRIEGHTSKAWKDVSSSEAYFLNMSLSQERTRSTLRFIMSLPVFIDEEIWFQKHITANGLSSSQPIPNNPKPELNQRVEFRIVTNASDRLDQLIAIK
- a CDS encoding type II toxin-antitoxin system RelE/ParE family toxin; protein product: MRTPILNVHFYESEQGQEPVKQWLRLLPQGDKKSIGEDIKTVQFGWPLGMPLVRHMGDRIWEVRSKVGNGIARVMFVLDGNSMILIHGFIKKQQKTPKPDLDLAKERIKKLRNRS
- a CDS encoding helix-turn-helix domain-containing protein — its product is MKKKHIGSNFDDFLKEESQFENATAVAVKRVIAWQIEQEMEKQKLTKTLMAKKMHTSRAALNRLLDESDTSLTLVTLASAAAALGKSIQFKLKAA
- a CDS encoding DUF3857 domain-containing transglutaminase family protein, yielding MKVCLQPASKLATFFVGLVLLTNTSITSAVKEEPKPLTSFSVTERAVVNETIYPNGTVVEINELTILVKSQLAVESESQADLPYNSTLSTLEVLEAYTITPAGEKIPVAANAIRTVEDDNSKGAAMFSDQKHKIIIFPKVTPGARTYYKTKLITHTPLMPGYFFARLNFSPSLEALSYEYNLSYPESLKLYTETKGVKQVRDEVIDGTRHVGYNYQNLQIKKKEQLQVSIGDFAPYIHISSFANQIEFAKAYEERIQGKMLVTPEVQKLADEITQGIKKESSQDTQKAQARAIYNWVTRNIRYVAIYLGDGGIIPHDVNSIIANRYGDCKDHNALLISLLAAKGIRASSALINSGQAYTLPQYPVISPFNHVITYIPQWDLYVDSTAEMAPFGVLPDDELDKPTLLTALAKIGHTPKPKKEDDYIVTGVTMGVMPNGEIIGKSHTMYLGSAAIEARYRYEGVDSSLSEGMVKNALSKFRQTGEGSIKTSDVYDLDKPFTSSTEFALDAIANVPGRGAITVPVGLAPGELMKIAYSRPPEKFENPYTCSSRIVREAYQIQFPKNVKVTKIPKDVNYKKGNIEYESAYVLKNNLVTIVRLLEVQRPGAVCPPEELQKWRDFYQVFIKDIRGQIFYE